ATCATCGCCTGGATCCGCTCCTGGTCATCCGCCAGCCGCTGCCGCTTCTCTCTGATCTGCCGCTCCGGGTCATGCAGCTTCAGCCTCAGCCGGTACTGTTCCATCCGGTACCTGCGGCGCTCCGCCTGCCGCTCCATAGCGCGGTTGAGCGCCGCCAGATAAGCCTGCCTCTGCTCCTCAAACTGCCGGTAATCAAATACCGCCAGCTCCGCCGCAGCTGACGGCGTAGGCGCCCGGAGATCCGCAACGTAATCTGCAATGGTCACATCCGTCTCATGTCCCACCGCCGAGATCACAGGGGTCCGGCACTCGAAGATGGCTCTTGCCACCGGCTCCTCGTTAAATGCCCAGAGGTCTTCGATAGAACCTCCTCCGCGGCCCACGATCAGCACATCCAGCCCCATTTCATCCAGGGTACGGATACCAGCCACAATACTCGGCACTGCGCCCTCCCCCTGAACCAGGGCGGGGTATAGCACGAGCTGTACATAAGGATTGCGCCGTGAGGTGATATTCATGATATCCCGGATAGCAGCGCCGGTGCTGGCTGTCACCACACCCACCTTCCGTGCATATTTGGGGATAGGCTGCTTGTACTCCGCCGCAAACATCCCCATTTCCTCCAGTTCATCCCGCAGCTTCTGGAACCGCTCAAACAAGTCTCCCTTGCCGTCCTGCTCGATCTTCCGGGCATAGAGCTGGTATTTGCCGTCCCGCTCATACACATCCACAGCTCCGGTCACTACCACCTGCTGCCCTTCCTGTAACTGAAAAGAGAGACCCCGGCGCTGGCTGGCAAACATCACCGCCGCGAGGGTCCCGGTCCTGTCCTTTAACGTAAAATAAATGTGCCCGGACGTGTGATATTTGCAGTTGGACACCTCGCCCCGCACGGAAATGCGGCTCAAGGCAAAGTCCTGGGCAAACATATTTTTAATATAAGAATTTACCTGTGAAACTGAATAAATACTCGCCATATCACTCCGTGGTCACCAGTTTCGCCAACACTCCGTTGATGAATGCCGGTGAATCCTTGCCTCCGAATTTCTTCGCCAATTCCACCGCCTCGTTGATCGCTACCTTTGACGGCACCTCGATGTCATATTCCATCTCGTAAAGAGCCTGACGGAGGATCGTCAGTTCTACCCTGCCCATACGGCGGGTTTTCCATCCCTGCGCCACATCGTTGATCTTCGCATCCAGCTCCGGGATCTTTGCTGCCATTCCCTCCATGCGGTCGATCAAAAACTGCCGTTCCTCTTCCTTCATATCCACCTGGTGGACAATCTCCACAGTACCGTCCTCAGCGGTATCGTCCTCCTCCGGCGAATTAAAATACTGCTCTGCCTGCCCTGCGGTCTCCTCTGTCGGGTAAAAATCCACCCCAAACAGCATTTTAAAACAGTGTTCCCGCATTTCTCTTCTGGTCATCTATCTTTCCTCCTGGCATTAAACTCATTTCTGCCGCCATATTATCAGCTTGAAATCATAGCTTTGCATTATCATATCATATTTTTTTCAGTTTCACAACGGTTTCGAGAGATTCCGCGTTTTACAGCGGCGGCAGTGGGGGCGGGGAGCGGCAGGGATTTTTGTTCCGGTTTCGGCCATAAGTAAATGTAAGGATCCAGAATTTTCTTAAAAGCCTGCCAGGGGAAGGGGCAACTCGCTGACGCTCAAACAACCCCTTCCCCTGGCAGAACAGAAAATCCTGGATCCTAACATTTTCTAATGGCCTGCAAAGTCACAAAAACCCCTGCCGCTCCCCGCCCCCACTGCCGCCGCTGTAAAACGCGGAATCGCCACATGTATTTCAGGAGCAAGAAAACCCTAAAAACAGAGCTTCCATTTGGTGAGTCCGTTTTTAGGGTTTCTTTATCATGGGAATCATCTTTTTATTTTTTATTCGCCGATCATCATTTTGACGATCTCCCGGTCAGTCTCTCTCATGCCCTCTTTTCCGAGGCGGCCTACGTTGCGGATGGTTGCCTCCACGTTGCAGGTTACGATACCGTCGCCGGACTTGAACTGCTGGCCGCCGTTTTTGTACATGTCGTATCCCAGGATCCCGGTCATGACGCTGGCGGCGATCTTGCCTGCGCAGGATGGCTTGGCTCCGTCACAGATGATGCCGGACGTGATCGCCACGGAATTTACAAGGGTATGGGCGATCTCTTCGTAGCGGCCGCCTTTGAGATACGCGATCCCGCAGGCTGCGGCACATCCTGCGCTGACCGCGCCGCAGTAGGCGGACAGACGGCCGATCCCGGTTTTCTCATGGATGGAGATCAGGTTGGCGAGAGTTAAGGCGCGGTACATTGTTTCTTCTCCGACGCCCAACTCCCGGGCGTATTCGATCACCGGCACTGATACGGTGATCCCCTGGTTGCCGCTGCCGGAATTGATGACCACTGGAAGCTCGCAGCCGCTCATCCTGGCGTCGCTTCCTGCCGCAGCCTTGGCGATGGCACGGTTGCGCACGTCGTTTCCATAGGAGGCCAGCCAGGTGCTGCCGATGTTGGCTCCGTAGCTGTTCTTTAAGCCTTCCTCTGCGATCGCCATGTTGCACTGGATCTGCGGGTCCAGAATATCTTTTACATCCTCTAACAGAAGAGTATCTGCAAATTCCAGGATGTCTTTTAAGTTTAAAAGTTCTTTATTGGTCAGGCCTCCTTCCCGGTCAGAGTCCTGTGCAGCCTCATGGCCCTGGTCTAAATGCCGGTTGGTCTCTGTCTCGAACATAACGTTGCCGTTTTTCTCGATCAGGATGATATTGGTGTGGTACTGGGCGATCCGCAGCTTCACGCTGTCGTCCCCCTTATGCAGGACCAGCACGATATCAAAGGTCAGTGTCCCGTCAATGGCCTTCACCGCAATGGGCGCCGTCTCAAGGAATTCCCGGATCGCCACCTTCTGGCTGTAAGTGACTTCAGAAATGACCTCCAGGATCTTTGAGGCGTCTCCCGCCACGATCCCGGCAGCCACCGCCGCTTCGATCCCCTTCATGCCGTCCGTGTTGGGGACAATGACGCTCTTTACATTTTTAATGATATTATAGCTGGACCATACCTCTACCCTCTCCGGCATGGCTCCCAGCACTTCCCGGGCCTTTGCCGCGCCGTAAGCCAGGGCGATCGGCTCCGTACAGCCCATGGCCGGCATCAGTTCTTCTTTCAGTATCTGCACATAAGTTTTATATCTCAAATCCTCCGGATTCATCAAAGCTCCTTTCCCGGCCATGCCGGCATATGGGAGCGGGAAGGCGTCCCCTGCGGATAGCTGCTGATCAGGCGTTTCATTTCGTTTGCAGTGGGAAATGATCTTCTTATTGATTCCGCCTGTTTGAGCAGCCTCCCTGTCTGGTCCGCCTGCGCTCCCGTACCTTCTCACATTATTTCTGCGGGCACCATGCGACCGCTTCGATCTCTACCAGGGCGTCCTTGGGAAGACGCGCCACCTCCACTGCCGCCCTGGCCGGACAGTCCGTTTCAAAGAAGGCGCCGTACACCTGGTTCATCTCTCCAAACTGGTTCATATCCTTTAAAAATACGCCGGTGCGGACCACATGCTCCATGGAAGCGCCTTCGCTTGCAAGGATCTGTCTGATATTGTTAAGGGACTGGCGTGTCTGGGAAACGATATCGTCCCCGGCAAACGCTCCGGTTGCAGGGTCAATGGGCAGCTGCCCGGATACAAAGATCAGATCTCCCGCACGCACAGCCTGGGAATAGGGGCCGATGGCTCCCGGCGCTGACTCTGTCGCTATGATTTTTTTCATGGTTTTCTCCTCCTCGTTTTGTATTCCTCATTTCATGGCTTTTAAAGCTTTTTCAGCACTTCGTCCAGATCCAGGGTTTTTGTCCCGTCCTCCAGTGCAAAGAACGGAATCCCAATGCCGCCCCCGGCTCTCACAGCCTCATACTGGGGTTCTGTCTCACGGACCGCCAGATAGGCTTTCAGATCCGGCAGGGACGCGGATAAGTCCTTAAAATCGATCTCTGCATTCTTCTCTCTCAATCTGCACAGGGCATACAGGGTATCCGGGCATAAATGGCTTCCAATCACGATTACTTTCATAACATTTTTCTCCTTTTTCATTCAATCTTATTTTCTTTTTTAATTTTCTTACTCTATGTAACAGACCAGGTGATATCTACTCCGCTGCTCCGGCTGCGAAACAGCCCTTGACCCAGTCTTTGCCTTCCACGATCCTGGAGACCATCATGGAGGCGATCGCATCACCAGAAGCGTTTAAACAGGTGGCTGCCGGATCAAATAAAAATCCCAGGGTGGCAATGAGCGGGAACGCTTCCGATGGGAATCCGAACAGGCTGACGATCAGCATTTCCCCCACCAGGCCGCCGCCAGGCGCGCCGGACAGCACGAAAGCGGAAAGGATCGCAACGGCAATCGCCATCAGATAGGTTCCGATCCCGGTAAACGGCTGGTTGAACACTCCGTACAAAAATGCGATCTTCGCGATGGAGGACAGCACCGAGCCGTCCATGTGCATGGTAGCCCCCATGGGCAGTACGATCTCGCGGATATCCTTTGGAACCCCCATCTTGTCGCAGGCGTCCAAATTGACCGGAAGGGTTGCCATGGAGCTCTGGGTCGCAAACGCGGTCAGGGCCGGCGTCGGCACATACTTTATGATCCGCCTGATGCCCTCTTTTCCGCCTGCCAGGTACGCGTACAAGGGGAAGAATACCAGTACATAGATCAGGCACAGCGGATAGTAAAGCAGCATTGCGCGTCCATAGTCCCCGATCAGGCTCGGTCCGAACTCGCCCACCAGGTTTGCAAAATAAGCTCCCAGCCCGATCGGAGCCAGCTTCATGATCAGGCTGACCATTTTCATGATGATCGCGTTTAAGCTGACCAGCATTTTCCCTACCGGGCATTCTTCGCCGCCGCAGGCGCTGATGCAGAACCCGAACATGACGGAAAAGATGATCAGCGGCAGGATATGCTCACGGCTTAACAGCTCCGGGAAATCCGATACCGTCAAAGCGCCTACGATCATATCGCCCACATTCTGCGCCTCCCCAATCTCAGCCGCAGCCAGTGTGATCGAGGTGTTCGCCGCCGGCGGGAAGATATTGACCGCTGCCAGCACCAGCACTGCCGCAACCGCTCCCGTACCCACAAACACGATCAGAAGGCTTCCCAAAATACTGCCCAGGCGTTTCATGTTCACCATGCTTCCAACTGCACTGGATATGGAAACAAACACCATGGGAACCACGATCATAAACATCAGGTTTAAAAAAATATCCCCCAGCGGCTTCACAATCGCCGCCTTATCTCCCGCGACCGCACCAAAACCGGAACCGATCAGAATTCCCAGCACCAGCAGGATCGGGAACCGGTAGCTCTTCCATATTTCTTTCTTATTCATACCATTTCTCTCCTTTGCTTATTGACCCCAATTTTTCGTTTGTTACGGAAGCCTGTCAACCGCTTCCTTCAGCTGTTCCAGCGCCTTTTTCAGTACGCTTCTCGGACAGGCCGCATTGAGACGCATATAACCGCTTAAGCTGCGTCCAAAGGTATACCCTTCATTCAGTCCCAGCTTTGCCTTCTCGATCATGAAACGGCGCAGCGTCTCATTGTCCATCCCCAGCTCCCGGCAGTCCAGCCATACCAGGTAAGTCGCATCCGGGACCGTAGGTTTGATCTTGGGGATGTACATCTCGCAGTAGTCCCGGATAAAATCAAAGTTTTCGGATAAGTACGGCAAAAGCTGCTCCAGCCATTCCTCCCCTTTCGTAAATGCCGCCTCCATGGCCACGGAGCTGAAGGCATTGTTGCGGTGGATGTCCAGGTTCATCCAGAACCGGTCATACCGCTCCTTCATCTCCAGCGTGGGGAAGACCGTGGCAGACGCCTGAAGCCCGGCCAGATTGAAGGTCTTGGTGCCGGATATACAGCTGATCACCTTGTCCTTTGCACCCGCAAGCAGCGCCGTGGGAATATGCTTTTTCCCGTGGAAGACCAGGTCAGAGTGGATCTCATCTGATACCAGAAGCACCCCGTTTGCCTCGCAGATGTCGAACATCTGCTGGAGCTGCTTTTCTGTCCATACGATCCCAAGAGGATTGTGAGGACTGCACAGCAAAAACATTTTCACCTTCGGGTCTTTCGCTTTCTGCTCAAAATCTTCAAAATCGATGGTCCAGGCTCCGTCCTTTTCCACCAGCTGGTTCTCCACCACGGTCCGCCCCCAGGCTTCCGTCACATCGTAGAACTCAGAGTACACCGGAGTCTGGATCATAATGGAATCGCCGTCGTCGGAAAACAGCTTTACAAGTGCAGACAGAGCGGGGACAACCCCCAGGCTCCAGCTCATCTTCTCGCGCTCGATGGTCCAGCCGTTTCTGCGCTCCTGCCAGCCGATGATCGCGTCAAAGTAAGAATCCGGCCTGGAGGTGTATCCCCAGATGCCCTCCTTTGCCTTCTCCACACAGGCGTCAATGACCGGCTGGGCCGTGCGGAAATCCATATCCGCCACCCAGAGCGGGATCACGTCCATGGTCCCAAATTTTTTCATTCTCTCGTCATACTTTCCCGCGCGGTTGCCGCTGCGGTCAATGACCTCGTCAAAATTATATTTCATTTTGATGCTCCTTTCGGTTTGATACCCTTTATATAAGCAAATGCCATGCCAACTTTTTAAAAATCCCCGGAATTTTAATAACCTTTTCCATTTTTCTTATATTTTTACGAGTAATTCACGATTTTATCAGGTTTATGAACTTTAAGAAAAAATTGAAAAATAAAAAGACCCAGGCTGATATCTGGATCTTCTCTGTAAAACAATTGGTTATATGGGTTTATTGGTTGGTTTATTGGTTACTTTGCGTCTAATAATTGGTTGTTTATTGGTTTTTATCTTTCAAAATTTGAGCTTCAACTGGTGCAATTGCCGCCTTCTATATATATCTGCCTATTCCGATTTCCCAAACATTTCTCAAATGTCTCTCAAATACGCCATTCCTTTTTCCGTTATCACGCTTCCGCCCCGTCCCCTCGACACAGTCACATATCCCGCTTCCTCCATCCTGCCAAGGATCGTGCGGACCTGCGTCTGGCTCATGGTCAACCCGCGTCTTCCCGCCTCTGCAAGGATTCCCTCACGGCCGATCCGTCTTCCCTCACGATAGGCTGCAAAAAGCGTCTGGAGAACGAACTGATCGGCCTCTGCCGGCAGCGATGCTGCATATTCCCGAGCTGTCAGTTCAAGATTGTACCGCTCCGTTATCGCCAAAGGCAAGTCCTCCCGCGCATACACCTCCATCTGAAACGTCGGCGGCAGGTCTTCTCTTGTAATGACCGAATGTCCAGTAAAGTTCAAGTATTCCGCAATGTTTCTCAGCTCCCGGATATTCCCTCGGAACCGGTACTCCCGGAACAGCTGGCAGATCTCCTCACTCAACGTAAAGTGGCCGCCCAGCTCCTGGCGGAACTTCTCCAGCAGCAAAAACACGTCATCTCCCCGGTTTCTCAAAGGCGGGATCAGCACCGGCAGCGCATTCAGGCGGTAATACAGATCCCGCCGGAAGCTCCCGTCCTCCACCTTCTGCTCCAGGTCCTCATTGGTGGCTGCCACGATCCGGACATCCACATGGATGATCTGGTTGCCGCCCACCCGCATGATCTCCCGCTCCTGCAAAACGCGCAGCAACTTCACCTGAAGCGCCGGACTCATGCCCTCCACCTCGTCTAAGAACAGGGTACCCTGGTGGGCAAACTCGAACAGGCCCGGCCTGCCGCCTTTCCTCGCTCCGGTAAACGCGCCGTCCTCGTAACCGAACAGCTCGCTCTCCAAAAGGTTTTCCGGCATGGCTGCGC
This portion of the Clostridium sp. AN503 genome encodes:
- a CDS encoding MalY/PatB family protein, which codes for MKYNFDEVIDRSGNRAGKYDERMKKFGTMDVIPLWVADMDFRTAQPVIDACVEKAKEGIWGYTSRPDSYFDAIIGWQERRNGWTIEREKMSWSLGVVPALSALVKLFSDDGDSIMIQTPVYSEFYDVTEAWGRTVVENQLVEKDGAWTIDFEDFEQKAKDPKVKMFLLCSPHNPLGIVWTEKQLQQMFDICEANGVLLVSDEIHSDLVFHGKKHIPTALLAGAKDKVISCISGTKTFNLAGLQASATVFPTLEMKERYDRFWMNLDIHRNNAFSSVAMEAAFTKGEEWLEQLLPYLSENFDFIRDYCEMYIPKIKPTVPDATYLVWLDCRELGMDNETLRRFMIEKAKLGLNEGYTFGRSLSGYMRLNAACPRSVLKKALEQLKEAVDRLP
- the nusB gene encoding transcription antitermination factor NusB, yielding MTRREMREHCFKMLFGVDFYPTEETAGQAEQYFNSPEEDDTAEDGTVEIVHQVDMKEEERQFLIDRMEGMAAKIPELDAKINDVAQGWKTRRMGRVELTILRQALYEMEYDIEVPSKVAINEAVELAKKFGGKDSPAFINGVLAKLVTTE
- a CDS encoding L-serine ammonia-lyase, iron-sulfur-dependent, subunit alpha, which translates into the protein MNPEDLRYKTYVQILKEELMPAMGCTEPIALAYGAAKAREVLGAMPERVEVWSSYNIIKNVKSVIVPNTDGMKGIEAAVAAGIVAGDASKILEVISEVTYSQKVAIREFLETAPIAVKAIDGTLTFDIVLVLHKGDDSVKLRIAQYHTNIILIEKNGNVMFETETNRHLDQGHEAAQDSDREGGLTNKELLNLKDILEFADTLLLEDVKDILDPQIQCNMAIAEEGLKNSYGANIGSTWLASYGNDVRNRAIAKAAAGSDARMSGCELPVVINSGSGNQGITVSVPVIEYARELGVGEETMYRALTLANLISIHEKTGIGRLSAYCGAVSAGCAAACGIAYLKGGRYEEIAHTLVNSVAITSGIICDGAKPSCAGKIAASVMTGILGYDMYKNGGQQFKSGDGIVTCNVEATIRNVGRLGKEGMRETDREIVKMMIGE
- a CDS encoding dicarboxylate/amino acid:cation symporter, with the protein product MNKKEIWKSYRFPILLVLGILIGSGFGAVAGDKAAIVKPLGDIFLNLMFMIVVPMVFVSISSAVGSMVNMKRLGSILGSLLIVFVGTGAVAAVLVLAAVNIFPPAANTSITLAAAEIGEAQNVGDMIVGALTVSDFPELLSREHILPLIIFSVMFGFCISACGGEECPVGKMLVSLNAIIMKMVSLIMKLAPIGLGAYFANLVGEFGPSLIGDYGRAMLLYYPLCLIYVLVFFPLYAYLAGGKEGIRRIIKYVPTPALTAFATQSSMATLPVNLDACDKMGVPKDIREIVLPMGATMHMDGSVLSSIAKIAFLYGVFNQPFTGIGTYLMAIAVAILSAFVLSGAPGGGLVGEMLIVSLFGFPSEAFPLIATLGFLFDPAATCLNASGDAIASMMVSRIVEGKDWVKGCFAAGAAE
- the xseA gene encoding exodeoxyribonuclease VII large subunit, which translates into the protein MASIYSVSQVNSYIKNMFAQDFALSRISVRGEVSNCKYHTSGHIYFTLKDRTGTLAAVMFASQRRGLSFQLQEGQQVVVTGAVDVYERDGKYQLYARKIEQDGKGDLFERFQKLRDELEEMGMFAAEYKQPIPKYARKVGVVTASTGAAIRDIMNITSRRNPYVQLVLYPALVQGEGAVPSIVAGIRTLDEMGLDVLIVGRGGGSIEDLWAFNEEPVARAIFECRTPVISAVGHETDVTIADYVADLRAPTPSAAAELAVFDYRQFEEQRQAYLAALNRAMERQAERRRYRMEQYRLRLKLHDPERQIREKRQRLADDQERIQAMMERKLLDARHRLALAGGRLHGLSPLEKISKGFGFLTGADNRRIEHVRDVEVDEAITIRISDGRLTAKVTEREEL
- a CDS encoding glutaredoxin, which produces MKVIVIGSHLCPDTLYALCRLREKNAEIDFKDLSASLPDLKAYLAVRETEPQYEAVRAGGGIGIPFFALEDGTKTLDLDEVLKKL
- a CDS encoding RidA family protein; translated protein: MKKIIATESAPGAIGPYSQAVRAGDLIFVSGQLPIDPATGAFAGDDIVSQTRQSLNNIRQILASEGASMEHVVRTGVFLKDMNQFGEMNQVYGAFFETDCPARAAVEVARLPKDALVEIEAVAWCPQK